From Erwinia pyri, a single genomic window includes:
- the hisD gene encoding histidinol dehydrogenase yields MANFATPIDWQSCSEAQQLALLTRPAISASENISQTVRGILDKVKAEGDAALRFYSATFDKTAVDDLRVTAEQIEAASARLGDEIKQAMAVAVGNIETFHVAQQLPAVDIETQPGVRCQQITRPVASVGLYIPGGSAPLFSTVLMLATPARIAGCQRVVLCSPPPIADEILYAAKLCGVKEVFQVGGAQAIAALALGTESVPKVDKIFGPGNAYVTEAKRQVSQRLDGAAIDMPAGPSEVLVIADAEATPAFVASDLLSQAEHGPDSQVILLTPSAEMAKAVAEAVETQLAELPRAETARKALESSRLIVAKDLLQCVEISNRYGPEHLIIQTRQARDLVESITSAGSVFLGDWSPESAGDYASGTNHVLPTYGYTATCSSLGLADFQKRMTVQELTPQGFMNLAPTIEILAAAEQLTAHKNAVTLRVAALKEKL; encoded by the coding sequence ATGGCAAACTTCGCGACCCCCATTGACTGGCAGAGCTGTAGTGAAGCCCAGCAGCTGGCGCTGCTGACCCGTCCGGCTATTTCTGCTTCAGAGAATATCAGCCAGACCGTGCGCGGCATTCTGGATAAAGTGAAGGCCGAAGGCGATGCGGCGCTGCGCTTTTACAGCGCTACCTTCGATAAAACTGCGGTAGATGACCTGCGCGTAACGGCGGAGCAGATCGAAGCTGCTTCAGCACGTCTGGGTGATGAGATCAAACAGGCGATGGCTGTCGCCGTCGGCAATATTGAAACCTTCCACGTGGCGCAGCAGTTGCCTGCGGTAGATATCGAAACGCAGCCAGGCGTGCGCTGCCAGCAGATCACCCGTCCGGTGGCCTCGGTTGGCCTGTACATTCCTGGCGGCTCTGCCCCGCTCTTCTCTACGGTGCTGATGCTGGCCACGCCTGCCCGCATTGCCGGCTGCCAGCGTGTGGTGCTCTGTTCGCCGCCGCCAATTGCCGACGAAATCCTCTACGCTGCCAAACTCTGCGGCGTAAAAGAGGTGTTTCAGGTTGGGGGCGCGCAGGCGATTGCTGCGCTGGCATTGGGTACGGAATCGGTACCTAAGGTCGATAAGATTTTTGGGCCAGGCAATGCTTATGTGACCGAAGCCAAGCGCCAGGTCAGCCAGCGTCTGGACGGGGCCGCAATAGATATGCCTGCCGGGCCTTCCGAAGTGCTGGTAATTGCCGATGCCGAAGCCACGCCCGCGTTTGTGGCTTCTGACCTGCTTTCACAGGCGGAACACGGGCCAGATTCTCAGGTTATTTTGCTGACGCCTTCAGCAGAGATGGCAAAAGCGGTTGCGGAAGCGGTTGAAACCCAGCTGGCAGAGCTTCCCCGTGCGGAAACCGCGCGTAAGGCGCTGGAAAGCAGCCGTCTGATTGTGGCGAAAGATTTGCTGCAGTGCGTGGAGATCAGTAACCGCTACGGACCGGAGCACCTGATTATTCAGACTCGTCAGGCGCGTGATCTTGTAGAGAGCATCACCAGCGCGGGTTCAGTCTTCCTGGGAGACTGGTCACCAGAGTCTGCTGGCGACTACGCCTCTGGCACTAACCACGTGCTGCCAACCTATGGATATACCGCGACCTGCTCCAGCCTTGGCCTGGCTGATTTCCAGAAGCGAATGACCGTGCAGGAGCTGACGCCGCAGGGCTTTATGAACCTGGCACCGACCATTGAGATCCTGGCGGCAGCGGAACAGCTTACCGCCCATAAAAATGCCGTTACCCTGCGCGTCGCCGCGCTCAAGGAGAAGCTATGA
- the hisG gene encoding ATP phosphoribosyltransferase, with product MLDNTRLRIAMQKSGRLSDESRELLARCGIKINLQQQRLIAFAENMPIDILRVRDDDIPGLVMDGVVDLGIIGENVLEEELLTRRAQGEDPRYFTLRRLDFGGCRLSLAMPVDDEYTGPQCLQNSRIATSYPHLLKQYLDKQKVAFKSCLLNGSVEVAPRAGLADAICDLVSTGATLEANGLREVEVIYRSKACLIQRDGEMPAAKQELIDKLMTRIQGVIQARESKYIMLHAPGEKLEDIISLLPGAERPTVLPLAGDKSRVAMHMVSSETLFWETMEKLKALGASSILVLPIEKMME from the coding sequence ATGTTAGATAACACCCGTTTACGCATAGCTATGCAGAAATCAGGCCGTTTAAGCGATGAATCACGCGAATTGCTCGCCCGCTGCGGAATTAAAATCAATTTACAGCAGCAGCGTCTGATCGCTTTCGCCGAGAACATGCCGATTGATATCCTGCGCGTGCGTGATGACGATATCCCGGGCCTGGTAATGGATGGTGTCGTTGACCTCGGTATCATTGGCGAAAACGTGCTGGAAGAAGAGCTGCTGACCCGCCGTGCTCAGGGAGAAGATCCGCGTTACTTCACGCTGCGTCGTCTCGATTTCGGCGGCTGCCGCCTGTCACTGGCGATGCCGGTGGACGATGAGTACACCGGTCCGCAATGTTTACAAAACTCCCGTATCGCCACCTCTTACCCTCACTTGCTGAAGCAATACCTCGATAAACAGAAGGTGGCGTTCAAGTCCTGCCTGTTGAACGGTTCAGTAGAAGTGGCACCGCGTGCCGGTCTGGCCGATGCCATCTGCGACCTGGTCTCTACCGGCGCTACGCTGGAAGCCAATGGTCTGCGCGAAGTTGAAGTGATTTATCGCTCTAAAGCCTGCCTGATCCAGCGCGATGGCGAAATGCCCGCGGCCAAACAGGAGCTGATCGACAAGCTGATGACCCGTATTCAGGGCGTTATCCAGGCACGTGAATCTAAATACATCATGCTGCATGCGCCAGGCGAGAAGCTGGAAGATATCATCTCCCTGCTGCCAGGTGCCGAGCGCCCTACCGTGCTGCCGCTGGCTGGCGACAAGAGCCGCGTAGCGATGCATATGGTGAGTAGCGAAACGCTGTTCTGGGAAACGATGGAAAAGCTGAAAGCGCTGGGCGCCAGCTCCATCCTTGTGCTGCCCATTGAGAAGATGATGGAGTAA
- the hisL gene encoding his operon leader peptide: MTRVQFTHHHHHHPD; the protein is encoded by the coding sequence ATGACACGCGTTCAGTTTACTCACCATCATCACCATCATCCTGACTAG